A window of Corallococcus silvisoli contains these coding sequences:
- a CDS encoding ATP-dependent helicase yields the protein MDLSKLNPPQREAVLTTEGPLLVLAGAGSGKTRVITHRIVHLLNERPGHIVARNILAVTFTNKAATEMKERLIHMAGPRAQGVLVCTFHAFGAEVLREDIHRLGWPKKFAIADMGDQLAIIRRAMREKRIDDRAFDARKVLTLISKAKNSGEAPQPKPEGLGDDYDLITAMVFADYQLALKAQGSVDFDDLLVLPARLLREHPDLHRKYTQRFRYLLVDEFQDTNHAQLDLLKLLAGEARNVCAVGDDDQCIYSWRGAEVRNILDFDRHFPGGKEVRLEQNYRSSQRVLDAANAVIAKNPERKDKRMWTDRKGGPLVKVVACPNDEEEARFVAHEIQKHLSQGIPADDIAVLYRTNGQAHPVEETLREKNIAYEVVGGSEFFDRSEVKDVIAYFKVLANRLDEISLMRIVNVPARGIGDVTMERLHAHSRAEGVTLWTVMRRADTYEDLPAGAGGKVLEFVEMVERYRDAFTQTPRLSEATHKLLEEIGFREATRAKAVSGTAADKKLKGVDQVLASLEKFEKREGPKASLLTYLNRLSLDTRQEEEDVPGQNRRVTLMSLHASKGLEYRLVFFLGMEEDLMPHGGMQGEAQNLEEERRLCYVGITRAKELLYLTRSTVRVKRGKEVPRTPSRFLEDLPPDAFENVDMDAPRQGPPDEKEKNFFANLKERFKKPPPGSPGPGTPGQAP from the coding sequence ATGGACCTTTCGAAGCTCAATCCTCCTCAGCGCGAGGCAGTGCTGACGACCGAGGGCCCGCTGCTCGTGCTGGCGGGTGCCGGCAGCGGCAAGACGCGGGTCATCACCCACCGCATCGTCCACCTGCTCAACGAGCGGCCGGGCCACATCGTGGCCCGCAACATCCTCGCCGTCACCTTCACCAACAAGGCCGCCACGGAGATGAAGGAGCGGCTCATCCACATGGCCGGGCCGCGCGCCCAGGGCGTGCTGGTGTGCACCTTCCACGCGTTCGGCGCGGAGGTCCTGCGGGAGGACATCCACCGGCTGGGCTGGCCGAAGAAGTTCGCCATCGCGGACATGGGCGACCAGCTGGCCATCATCCGCCGCGCCATGCGCGAGAAGCGCATCGACGACCGCGCCTTCGACGCGCGCAAGGTCCTCACCCTCATCTCCAAGGCGAAGAACTCCGGCGAGGCGCCCCAGCCGAAGCCGGAGGGGCTGGGGGACGACTACGACCTCATCACCGCCATGGTGTTCGCGGACTACCAGCTGGCGCTCAAGGCGCAGGGCTCGGTGGACTTCGACGACCTGCTGGTGCTGCCCGCGCGCCTCTTGCGCGAGCACCCGGACCTGCACCGCAAGTACACCCAGCGCTTCCGCTACCTGCTGGTGGACGAGTTCCAGGACACCAACCACGCGCAGCTGGACCTGCTCAAGCTGCTCGCGGGCGAGGCGCGCAACGTGTGCGCGGTGGGGGACGACGACCAGTGCATCTATTCGTGGCGCGGCGCGGAGGTGCGCAACATCCTGGACTTCGACCGGCACTTCCCGGGCGGCAAGGAGGTGCGGCTGGAGCAGAACTACCGCTCCTCCCAGCGCGTGCTGGACGCGGCCAACGCCGTCATCGCCAAGAACCCGGAGCGCAAGGACAAGCGCATGTGGACCGACCGCAAGGGCGGCCCGCTGGTGAAGGTGGTGGCGTGTCCCAACGACGAGGAGGAGGCCCGCTTCGTCGCGCACGAAATCCAGAAGCACCTCTCCCAGGGCATCCCCGCGGACGACATCGCGGTGCTCTACCGCACCAACGGCCAGGCCCACCCGGTGGAGGAGACGCTGCGCGAGAAGAACATCGCCTACGAAGTGGTGGGCGGCAGCGAGTTCTTCGACCGCAGTGAGGTGAAGGACGTCATCGCGTATTTCAAGGTCCTGGCGAACCGGCTGGACGAAATCTCCCTCATGCGCATCGTCAACGTGCCGGCGCGCGGCATTGGCGACGTCACCATGGAGCGGCTGCACGCGCACTCCCGCGCGGAGGGCGTGACGCTCTGGACGGTGATGCGCCGCGCGGACACCTACGAGGACCTGCCCGCGGGCGCGGGCGGCAAGGTGCTGGAGTTCGTGGAGATGGTGGAGCGCTACCGCGACGCCTTCACCCAGACGCCCCGCCTGTCGGAGGCGACGCACAAGCTGCTGGAGGAGATCGGCTTCCGCGAGGCCACCCGCGCCAAGGCCGTCTCCGGCACCGCCGCGGACAAGAAGCTCAAGGGCGTGGACCAGGTGCTCGCGTCGCTGGAGAAGTTCGAGAAGCGCGAGGGCCCCAAGGCCAGCCTCCTCACGTACCTGAACCGCCTCAGCCTGGACACGCGCCAGGAGGAGGAGGACGTCCCCGGCCAGAACCGCCGCGTGACGCTGATGTCGCTGCACGCCTCCAAGGGCCTGGAGTACCGGCTCGTCTTCTTCCTGGGCATGGAGGAGGACCTGATGCCCCACGGCGGCATGCAGGGCGAGGCGCAGAACCTCGAGGAGGAGCGCCGGCTCTGCTACGTGGGCATCACCCGCGCCAAGGAGCTGCTCTACCTCACCCGCTCCACGGTGCGCGTGAAGCGCGGCAAGGAGGTGCCCCGCACCCCCTCGCGCTTCCTGGAGGACCTCCCCCCGGACGCCTTCGAGAACGTGGACATGGACGCGCCGCGTCAGGGGCCCCCGGACGAGAAGGAGAAGAACTTCTTCGCCAACTTGAAGGAGCGCTTCAAGAAGCCCCCGCCCGGCAGCCCGGGTCCTGGCACTCCGGGCCAGGCGCCCTGA
- the rplM gene encoding 50S ribosomal protein L13 encodes MSQKTYSAKAGDIKRQWHVIDVSDKVLGRAASQIATLLKGKHKPTYTPSIDTGDHVIVINAEKVKVTGTKETDKQYYRHPYAGFPGALKITNLQKLRQRHPEDIILNAVRRMLPRSALGRQMMTKLKVYAGDTHPHTAQKPVAYKVEA; translated from the coding sequence ATGTCGCAGAAGACCTACAGCGCCAAAGCTGGGGACATCAAGCGCCAGTGGCACGTCATCGACGTGTCCGACAAGGTGCTTGGTCGCGCCGCCAGTCAGATCGCCACCCTCCTGAAGGGCAAGCACAAGCCCACGTACACCCCGTCCATCGACACGGGTGACCACGTCATCGTCATCAACGCCGAGAAGGTGAAGGTGACGGGCACGAAGGAGACGGACAAGCAGTACTACCGTCACCCGTACGCCGGTTTCCCGGGCGCCCTGAAGATCACCAACCTCCAGAAGCTGCGCCAGCGTCACCCCGAGGACATCATCCTCAACGCCGTGCGCCGCATGCTGCCCCGCAGCGCCCTGGGCCGTCAGATGATGACCAAGCTCAAGGTGTATGCTGGTGACACCCATCCGCACACCGCGCAGAAGCCGGTGGCGTACAAGGTCGAGGCGTAA
- the rpsI gene encoding 30S ribosomal protein S9, with product MAINPELGFYATGRRKEATARVWVRPGNGAVVINGRDINEYFGRETSKMVLNQPLEILEQKGKLDVTVNVRGGGLSGQAGAIRHGIARALCAFNPEFRPALKKAGFLTRDARAVERKKYGQPGARRRFQFSKR from the coding sequence ATGGCGATCAATCCTGAACTCGGTTTCTACGCCACGGGCCGCCGCAAGGAGGCCACCGCTCGCGTCTGGGTGCGTCCCGGCAACGGCGCTGTCGTCATCAACGGCCGCGACATCAACGAGTACTTCGGCCGTGAGACGTCGAAGATGGTGCTCAACCAGCCGCTGGAGATCCTGGAGCAGAAGGGCAAGCTCGACGTCACGGTCAACGTGCGCGGCGGCGGTCTCTCTGGCCAGGCCGGTGCCATCCGTCACGGCATCGCGCGCGCGCTGTGCGCCTTCAACCCGGAGTTCCGTCCGGCGCTGAAGAAGGCCGGCTTCCTTACCCGCGATGCTCGCGCGGTCGAGCGCAAGAAGTACGGCCAGCCCGGCGCCCGTCGTCGGTTCCAGTTCTCCAAGCGCTAA
- a CDS encoding type IV pilus twitching motility protein PilT produces MELNEILQIALRGGASDIHLKAGLPPMFRVDGSLVPLKDGRRLPPEEVARMAFGIMNEFQKEKFKVSNEVDLAYGVPGLGRFRVNVFQQRGTVGAVLRVIPFKVMTMKDLLLPTVLEKVCGEERGLVLVTGTTGSGKSTTLAAMIDFINSNETNHIMTIEDPIEFLIRDKRSIVNQREVGVDTMSFSQALKSALRQDPDVILVGEMRDHETIETALHAAETGHLVMSTLHTLDATETINRIVSAFPPHQQKQVRLQLSSVLRGVVSQRLVPRADGKGRVAAVEVLRVTARVRELIEDKDRTKEIHDAISQGTDSYGMQTFDQSLMSLVRNGLVTYDEAHRQASNPDDFALRFSGISGTSDSKWDNFDAKAGEERPIPGSASFAQKGAPAQAQAPVQAPPAPVAQAPRPGAPMAARPATPPPGVAAPRPAGPPPGVVQGRPLPPQAPRPPAPAPVPAPAPAAGGDDDFQIERF; encoded by the coding sequence ATGGAACTCAACGAAATCCTGCAGATCGCCCTGCGTGGCGGTGCCTCCGACATCCACCTGAAGGCGGGCCTGCCGCCCATGTTCCGCGTGGACGGTTCGCTGGTGCCGCTCAAGGACGGCCGCCGCCTTCCGCCGGAAGAGGTGGCGCGCATGGCGTTCGGCATCATGAACGAGTTCCAGAAGGAGAAGTTCAAGGTCAGCAACGAGGTGGACCTGGCCTACGGCGTGCCGGGCCTGGGTCGCTTCCGCGTGAACGTCTTCCAGCAGCGCGGCACGGTGGGCGCGGTGCTCCGCGTCATCCCCTTCAAGGTGATGACGATGAAGGACCTGCTCCTGCCCACGGTGCTGGAGAAGGTGTGCGGCGAGGAGCGCGGGCTGGTGCTGGTGACGGGCACCACGGGCTCCGGCAAGTCCACGACGTTGGCGGCGATGATCGACTTCATCAACTCCAACGAAACCAACCACATCATGACCATCGAGGACCCCATCGAGTTCCTCATCCGCGACAAGCGCTCCATCGTGAACCAGCGCGAAGTGGGTGTGGACACGATGAGCTTCTCGCAGGCGCTCAAGAGCGCGCTGCGCCAGGACCCGGACGTCATCCTGGTGGGCGAAATGCGCGACCACGAGACCATTGAAACGGCGCTCCACGCCGCGGAGACGGGCCACCTGGTGATGTCCACGCTGCACACGCTGGACGCGACGGAGACCATCAACCGCATCGTGTCCGCCTTCCCCCCGCACCAGCAGAAGCAGGTGCGCCTGCAGCTCTCCAGCGTGCTGCGCGGCGTGGTGAGCCAGCGCCTCGTGCCGCGCGCGGACGGCAAGGGCCGCGTGGCGGCGGTGGAGGTGCTGCGCGTCACCGCGCGCGTGCGCGAGCTGATTGAAGACAAGGACCGCACGAAGGAGATCCACGACGCCATCTCGCAGGGCACGGACTCCTACGGGATGCAGACCTTCGACCAGTCGCTGATGAGCCTGGTTCGCAACGGGCTGGTCACGTACGACGAGGCCCACCGTCAGGCCAGCAACCCGGACGACTTCGCGCTGCGCTTCTCCGGCATCAGCGGCACGTCCGACTCGAAGTGGGACAACTTCGACGCCAAGGCCGGCGAGGAGCGGCCCATCCCGGGTTCGGCGTCCTTCGCGCAGAAGGGGGCGCCCGCCCAGGCCCAGGCTCCCGTCCAGGCGCCGCCCGCGCCGGTGGCCCAGGCCCCTCGCCCCGGAGCGCCCATGGCCGCCCGGCCTGCGACGCCTCCGCCCGGTGTCGCGGCTCCTCGCCCCGCGGGGCCTCCGCCGGGTGTCGTCCAGGGACGGCCCCTGCCTCCGCAGGCGCCTCGTCCGCCCGCGCCCGCCCCGGTGCCCGCGCCCGCTCCGGCGGCCGGGGGCGACGACGACTTCCAGATCGAGCGCTTCTGA
- a CDS encoding regulatory protein RecX, producing MVDEPEGPEAVQRATDACLRLLKARGRSRHELTLALERKGYPAAVRDAVLARLSEWGYLDDAKFARDRATALLGKGKLGPRAVLQRLQAHGLEGTQARRALAEAKDAVGFDALAAARQVLERRRLAGRPLDAKEQARAGRLLLSRGFAPDIVTQLVGEPSLDPSGQDE from the coding sequence ATGGTTGACGAGCCCGAAGGACCGGAGGCTGTCCAGCGCGCCACCGACGCCTGCCTTCGCCTGCTCAAGGCGCGGGGCCGCAGCCGGCATGAGCTGACGCTCGCCCTGGAGCGCAAGGGCTACCCCGCGGCCGTCCGGGACGCGGTCCTCGCGCGGCTCTCCGAGTGGGGCTACCTGGACGACGCGAAGTTCGCCCGCGACCGCGCCACGGCCCTTTTGGGCAAGGGCAAGCTGGGGCCGCGCGCCGTGCTGCAGCGGCTGCAGGCGCACGGGCTGGAGGGCACCCAAGCCCGTCGGGCGCTGGCCGAGGCGAAGGACGCGGTGGGCTTCGACGCGCTGGCCGCCGCCCGTCAGGTGCTGGAGCGCCGGCGCCTGGCTGGCCGCCCGCTGGACGCGAAGGAACAGGCACGGGCAGGGCGGCTCCTCCTCAGCCGGGGTTTCGCGCCGGACATCGTGACCCAACTGGTGGGAGAACCTTCGCTGGACCCCTCCGGGCAGGACGAATAG
- a CDS encoding outer membrane protein assembly factor BamD — MRSAVLVLSVLLLSACASLTQGPAGEPNYANQAAENLALGEAALEDKDFLKAEKYFDHVRTKFPYLEAAREAELKLGDLDFAREMYAEAREKFDSFIKLHPTHPKVDYAAYRLALSYVQEFPSEFFALPPSYEKEQKPMYDALRAMNLFLRQYPDSQYVKDAKVHADDARQRLARHELYVASFYAKRERWKAVAQRLEGLLKDYPGTSLEEEALFDLHQAYVKLNDTERAQNTLREVLKRLPGTPAAQRAQKMLGS, encoded by the coding sequence ATGCGCTCCGCCGTCCTCGTCCTGTCCGTCCTGTTGCTGTCCGCTTGTGCCTCCCTCACCCAGGGGCCCGCGGGTGAGCCGAACTACGCCAACCAGGCCGCGGAGAATCTGGCGCTGGGGGAGGCCGCCCTGGAGGACAAGGACTTCCTCAAGGCGGAGAAGTACTTCGACCACGTCCGCACCAAGTTCCCGTACCTGGAGGCGGCCCGCGAGGCGGAGCTGAAGCTCGGCGACCTCGACTTCGCCCGGGAGATGTACGCGGAGGCGCGCGAGAAGTTCGACTCCTTCATCAAGCTGCACCCCACGCACCCCAAGGTGGACTACGCCGCCTACCGGCTGGCCCTGTCCTACGTGCAGGAGTTCCCCTCGGAGTTCTTCGCCCTGCCGCCTTCGTACGAGAAGGAGCAGAAGCCCATGTACGACGCGCTCCGGGCCATGAACCTCTTCCTGCGCCAGTACCCGGATTCGCAGTACGTGAAGGACGCCAAGGTGCACGCGGACGACGCCCGCCAGCGCCTCGCGCGCCACGAGCTGTACGTCGCCTCCTTCTACGCCAAGCGCGAGCGTTGGAAGGCCGTGGCCCAGCGTCTGGAGGGGCTGCTCAAGGACTACCCGGGCACGTCGCTGGAGGAGGAGGCCCTCTTCGACCTCCATCAGGCGTACGTGAAGCTCAACGACACGGAGCGCGCGCAGAACACGCTGCGCGAGGTCCTCAAGCGCCTGCCGGGCACGCCCGCCGCCCAGCGCGCCCAGAAGATGCTGGGCTCGTGA
- a CDS encoding tetratricopeptide repeat protein, whose product MDEALKQLLTLGRGSFEKKQYAQAEQFLTKVVEQNPTFADVYNMLGIIYHDQGQFARAQRAFESALRLNPAYTEAALNLAVIYNDMGKYAEAKEVYQAALSRQKGAPGELDPYVMKKVANMYADIGDVFASSGVWQKAIDEYRRALAHFPEFVDIRLKLGNALRDAGDNAAALAEYEQVIAQNPSYIPGRINYGIALYSAGRRDEAVKVWEDVLVRSPGNKSAQMYLNLVKDPGKAEVTG is encoded by the coding sequence ATGGACGAAGCCCTCAAGCAGCTACTGACCCTCGGGCGAGGCTCCTTCGAGAAGAAGCAGTACGCCCAGGCCGAGCAGTTCCTGACGAAGGTGGTCGAGCAGAACCCGACCTTCGCCGACGTCTACAACATGCTTGGCATCATCTACCACGACCAGGGCCAGTTCGCCCGGGCGCAGCGGGCCTTCGAGTCCGCGCTGCGGCTCAACCCCGCGTACACCGAGGCCGCGCTCAACCTGGCGGTCATCTACAACGACATGGGGAAGTACGCGGAGGCGAAGGAGGTCTACCAGGCCGCCTTGTCCCGCCAGAAGGGCGCCCCCGGCGAGCTCGACCCCTACGTCATGAAGAAGGTGGCCAACATGTACGCCGACATCGGCGACGTGTTCGCCTCCAGCGGCGTGTGGCAGAAGGCCATCGACGAGTACCGCCGCGCGCTGGCGCACTTCCCCGAGTTCGTGGACATCCGCCTCAAGCTGGGCAACGCCCTGCGGGATGCCGGGGACAACGCGGCGGCCCTGGCGGAGTACGAACAGGTCATCGCGCAGAATCCGTCGTACATTCCCGGGCGGATCAATTATGGAATCGCCCTCTACTCGGCGGGTCGCCGTGACGAGGCGGTGAAGGTCTGGGAAGACGTGCTCGTGCGCAGTCCCGGCAACAAGAGCGCGCAGATGTACCTCAACCTGGTGAAGGACCCGGGTAAGGCGGAAGTGACGGGTTGA
- a CDS encoding FHA domain-containing protein — protein sequence MSTPGGTAKSFALKFISGKYQGGEFPLKANKQIVVGRSSELDMVLVEDMVSRKHAKIMYSDGAITIEDLGSTNGTFVNGEKVKQAKLKEGDRILIGTSILKLVHQGAESAAVDESVVKQKLEEAAAAQAARTTKASSMTGKIEEIPLPDLLQLFHTSKKNGVLVVNNAHEGKIYLRQGRVYYAVIDDNHNLGPQKSFNRIVTWEEGDFELRAADSQEFMVELDSSTEALLMDALRQLDEFKRLQPQLPPMATALRIAQPLTVPLKELTPELMDVLQLVHNHGSLGGVLDHSDGDDVLTAESVVQLMKRDYVRAE from the coding sequence GTGAGCACTCCTGGCGGTACGGCGAAGTCCTTTGCCCTCAAGTTCATCTCCGGGAAGTACCAGGGCGGTGAGTTCCCGCTGAAGGCCAACAAGCAGATCGTCGTCGGACGGTCGAGCGAGTTGGACATGGTCCTCGTGGAGGACATGGTCTCGCGCAAGCACGCGAAGATCATGTACTCCGACGGGGCCATCACCATCGAGGACCTGGGCTCCACCAACGGCACCTTCGTCAACGGCGAGAAGGTCAAGCAGGCCAAGCTGAAGGAGGGAGACCGCATCCTCATCGGGACCTCCATCCTCAAGCTCGTGCACCAGGGCGCGGAGAGCGCCGCCGTGGACGAGAGCGTGGTGAAGCAGAAGCTGGAGGAGGCCGCCGCCGCCCAGGCCGCGCGCACCACCAAGGCCAGCTCCATGACGGGGAAGATCGAGGAGATCCCCCTCCCGGACCTGCTCCAGCTCTTCCACACGTCGAAGAAGAACGGCGTGCTCGTGGTGAACAACGCCCACGAGGGGAAGATCTACCTGCGCCAGGGACGCGTGTACTACGCGGTCATCGACGACAACCACAACCTGGGCCCGCAGAAGAGCTTCAACCGCATCGTCACCTGGGAAGAGGGTGACTTCGAGCTGCGCGCCGCGGACAGCCAGGAGTTCATGGTGGAGCTGGACTCGTCCACCGAAGCGCTCCTGATGGACGCGCTCCGGCAGCTGGACGAGTTCAAGCGCCTGCAGCCGCAGCTTCCTCCCATGGCCACGGCGCTGCGGATCGCGCAGCCGTTGACGGTGCCGCTCAAGGAGCTGACGCCGGAGCTGATGGACGTGCTGCAGCTGGTGCACAACCATGGCTCGCTGGGCGGAGTGCTGGACCACTCGGACGGCGACGACGTGCTCACCGCCGAATCGGTGGTGCAGCTCATGAAGCGCGACTACGTGCGCGCGGAGTAG
- the selD gene encoding selenide, water dikinase SelD: protein MAGDKSVKPKRLTEMSHCAGCAAKLKAGDLAKVLGGLKKAAPREALVGFNTSDDAAVYQVAPGMAVVETVDFFPPLVDDPFQFGAIAAANALSDIWAMGARPLFALNLVCFPDELPLKTLQKILAGGQSKADEAGIPILGGHSIRDPEPKFGMAVTGVVHPKKVLTNAGAKPGDVLLLTKPVGTGIATTAIKRGLASKALTQRVTAQMATLNKAAGEVFASGAFKVNALTDVTGFGLLGHLLEMMTGAKTRAAVDLERIPLIAEVPALAEAGVIPGGTKTNLAHVKKHVRFPDGLPEHIQWLLADAQTNGGLLASVPARHALKALQALEKAGVDAALIGEVQAGRPGIDVVG, encoded by the coding sequence ATGGCGGGTGACAAGTCGGTGAAGCCGAAGCGCCTCACCGAGATGAGCCACTGCGCGGGCTGCGCGGCGAAGCTCAAGGCGGGGGACCTGGCGAAGGTCCTGGGCGGCCTCAAGAAGGCCGCCCCCCGCGAGGCACTGGTGGGCTTCAACACCAGCGACGACGCCGCCGTCTACCAGGTGGCGCCGGGCATGGCCGTCGTGGAGACGGTGGACTTCTTCCCGCCGCTCGTGGACGACCCGTTCCAGTTCGGCGCCATCGCCGCGGCCAACGCGCTGTCGGACATCTGGGCCATGGGCGCGCGTCCGCTGTTCGCGCTCAACCTGGTGTGCTTCCCGGACGAGCTGCCGCTCAAGACGCTCCAGAAGATCCTCGCGGGCGGCCAGTCCAAGGCGGACGAGGCGGGCATCCCCATCCTGGGCGGCCACAGCATCCGCGACCCGGAGCCCAAGTTCGGCATGGCCGTCACCGGCGTGGTGCACCCGAAGAAGGTGCTCACCAATGCGGGCGCGAAGCCGGGGGACGTGCTGCTGCTCACCAAGCCGGTGGGCACGGGCATCGCCACCACCGCCATCAAGCGGGGGCTCGCGTCCAAGGCGCTGACCCAGCGCGTGACGGCGCAGATGGCCACGCTCAACAAGGCCGCGGGTGAGGTGTTCGCCTCGGGCGCCTTCAAGGTGAACGCGCTCACGGACGTGACGGGCTTCGGGCTCCTGGGGCACCTGCTGGAGATGATGACCGGCGCGAAGACGCGCGCGGCGGTGGACCTGGAGCGCATCCCGCTCATCGCGGAGGTGCCGGCGCTGGCGGAGGCCGGCGTGATTCCGGGCGGGACGAAGACGAACCTCGCCCATGTGAAGAAGCACGTGCGCTTCCCGGACGGGCTGCCGGAGCACATCCAGTGGTTGCTCGCGGACGCGCAGACCAATGGCGGCCTGCTGGCCAGCGTGCCCGCGCGCCATGCGCTGAAGGCCCTCCAGGCGTTGGAGAAGGCGGGCGTGGACGCGGCCCTCATCGGCGAGGTGCAGGCGGGCCGTCCCGGCATCGACGTGGTGGGCTGA
- a CDS encoding N-acetylmuramoyl-L-alanine amidase family protein: MSPRRSPICLLALACLLPALAGAGERVARIVIDPGHGGAKEGAKGPGELWEKEVALQIAQRLRDKLEAAGSEVFLTRDRDTLMALSERVEFSNVQRPDLFLSIHANSMPTKRLRERTEGIETYFLSANASGEAARAVADRENAEAPTARSARGHSTLAFILDDLARTEAHSDASRLAYAIHPRLVSKSGAADRGVQQAPFFVLTGVEAPAVLIEVGFISHPQEGARLGRAAYQETLAEAISEGVQAFLRETRRRDTSPSQPVAGSTGP; encoded by the coding sequence ATGTCGCCTCGCCGCTCCCCCATCTGTCTCCTCGCGCTCGCGTGTCTCCTTCCGGCCCTGGCCGGGGCAGGGGAGCGCGTCGCGCGCATCGTCATCGACCCGGGACATGGCGGTGCGAAGGAGGGCGCGAAGGGGCCGGGGGAGCTCTGGGAGAAGGAGGTCGCCCTCCAGATTGCCCAGCGCCTGCGCGACAAGCTGGAGGCCGCGGGCAGCGAGGTGTTCCTCACGCGCGACCGCGACACGCTGATGGCGCTGTCGGAGCGGGTGGAGTTCTCCAACGTCCAGCGGCCGGACCTCTTCCTCTCCATCCACGCCAACTCCATGCCCACGAAGCGGCTGCGCGAGCGCACCGAGGGCATCGAGACGTACTTCCTCTCCGCCAACGCGTCGGGTGAGGCCGCGCGGGCGGTGGCGGACCGCGAGAACGCGGAGGCGCCCACGGCCCGCTCCGCGCGCGGACACTCCACGCTGGCCTTCATCCTGGATGACCTGGCGCGCACGGAGGCGCACTCGGATGCGTCCCGGCTGGCCTACGCCATCCACCCGCGGCTGGTGTCCAAGAGCGGCGCGGCGGACCGGGGCGTGCAGCAGGCGCCGTTCTTCGTCCTCACGGGCGTGGAGGCGCCGGCGGTGCTGATTGAGGTGGGCTTCATCTCCCACCCGCAGGAGGGCGCCCGGCTGGGGAGGGCCGCGTACCAGGAGACGTTGGCGGAGGCCATCTCGGAGGGGGTGCAGGCCTTCCTGCGGGAGACGCGCCGACGGGACACCTCGCCCTCGCAACCGGTGGCCGGATCCACCGGGCCCTGA
- the rph gene encoding ribonuclease PH, giving the protein MRSFQRGALELRPVTLTPNVNRYAEGSVQVEFGHTKVLVTCSVEDRVPPHLMGKGSGWVTAEYGMLPRATHTRGSREAAKGKQSGRTMEIQRLIGRALRAAVDLPSLGVRTFTLDCDVIQADGGTRTASITGAYVALVMALRSLNKPGLLKNLTPLAAVSVGVVNGEVRVDLDYDEDSTAEVDLNLVATGDGRIVEVQGTAEHKLFDRKAMDAMLDGGLAAIQQLTAAQAKVLG; this is encoded by the coding sequence GTGCGTTCCTTCCAACGTGGTGCGCTGGAGCTTCGGCCTGTCACCCTCACGCCCAACGTCAACCGCTACGCGGAGGGCTCCGTGCAGGTGGAGTTCGGCCACACCAAGGTGCTCGTCACCTGCTCGGTGGAGGACCGCGTCCCGCCGCACCTGATGGGCAAGGGCTCCGGCTGGGTGACGGCCGAGTACGGCATGCTCCCGCGCGCCACGCACACCCGCGGCTCGCGCGAGGCGGCGAAGGGCAAGCAGTCCGGCCGCACCATGGAGATCCAGCGCCTCATCGGCCGGGCCCTGCGCGCGGCGGTGGACCTGCCGTCGCTGGGGGTTCGCACCTTCACGCTGGACTGTGACGTCATCCAGGCGGACGGCGGCACGCGCACCGCGTCCATCACCGGCGCGTACGTGGCGCTGGTGATGGCCCTGCGCTCGCTCAACAAGCCGGGCCTCTTGAAGAACCTCACGCCGCTGGCCGCGGTGTCGGTGGGCGTGGTGAACGGCGAGGTGCGCGTGGACCTGGACTACGACGAGGACTCCACCGCGGAGGTGGACCTGAACCTCGTGGCCACGGGCGACGGCCGCATCGTGGAGGTGCAGGGCACCGCGGAGCACAAGCTCTTCGACCGCAAGGCGATGGACGCGATGCTGGACGGGGGCCTGGCCGCCATCCAGCAGCTCACGGCCGCGCAGGCGAAGGTGCTGGGATGA